From Rhodococcus antarcticus, the proteins below share one genomic window:
- a CDS encoding MCE family protein, which yields MRGLLAPILKLVAFATVTLLATGLLAATIANLGGSGGTEYKARFTDVTGLNVGDDVRVAGVKVGQVASIDVVDRRLAEVSMKVTTPQPLPESSTAVVRYRNIVGQRYVALDRGAGSPTATMKPGETIPLERTKPALDLTVLFNGFKPLFQALSPDDVNQLSFEIIQVFQGESGTIESLLSRTASLTSSIADKDAVIGQLVDNLNSVLDTVNSRDDQLSSLIVSLQQLVSGLSNDRVAIGSSIQSIADLATSTAGLLGPVRGPLQADIAGVNQLASNLNSSSDALNSVLANLPSKLDTITRTASYGSWFQFYLCGLDATVGLGGSANLLGLPTGLTGPLSLPLYTNNPARCSPRPTGGQG from the coding sequence GTGAGAGGTCTCCTCGCCCCGATCCTCAAGCTCGTCGCCTTCGCCACGGTGACGCTGCTGGCCACCGGTCTGCTGGCGGCCACCATCGCGAACCTCGGCGGTTCGGGAGGCACCGAGTACAAGGCCAGGTTCACCGACGTCACCGGGTTGAACGTCGGGGACGACGTCCGGGTCGCCGGTGTCAAGGTCGGCCAGGTCGCCTCCATCGACGTGGTCGACCGCCGGCTCGCCGAGGTCAGCATGAAGGTGACCACCCCGCAGCCGCTGCCCGAGTCGAGCACCGCCGTGGTCCGCTACCGCAACATCGTCGGTCAGCGCTACGTCGCGCTGGACCGCGGAGCGGGCTCGCCGACGGCGACCATGAAGCCGGGGGAGACCATCCCCCTCGAGCGCACCAAGCCCGCGCTGGACCTCACGGTGCTGTTCAACGGCTTCAAGCCGCTGTTCCAGGCGCTGAGCCCGGACGACGTCAACCAGCTGTCCTTCGAGATCATCCAGGTCTTCCAGGGTGAGAGCGGCACCATCGAGTCGCTGCTCAGCCGCACGGCCAGCCTCACCAGCTCCATCGCCGACAAGGACGCCGTCATCGGCCAGCTCGTCGACAACCTCAACAGCGTGCTCGACACCGTGAACTCCCGCGACGACCAGCTCAGCAGCCTCATCGTGTCGCTCCAGCAGCTGGTGAGCGGCCTGTCCAACGACCGCGTGGCCATCGGCTCGTCGATCCAGTCGATCGCTGACCTCGCCACCTCCACGGCCGGTCTGCTCGGACCCGTCCGCGGGCCCCTGCAGGCCGACATCGCGGGGGTCAACCAGCTGGCCAGCAACCTCAACTCCAGCAGCGACGCCCTGAACAGCGTCCTGGCGAACCTGCCGTCGAAGCTGGACACGATCACCCGCACCGCCAGCTACGGCTCGTGGTTCCAGTTCTACCTCTGCGGGCTCGACGCCACGGTCGGCCTCGGGGGAAGCGCCAACCTGCTCGGCCTTCCCACGGGGCTGACCGGTCCGCTGTCCCTGCCGCTCTACACGAACAACCCGGCCCGGTGCAGCCCCAGGCCGACGGGAGGACAGGGATGA